In Balaenoptera acutorostrata chromosome 3, mBalAcu1.1, whole genome shotgun sequence, the genomic stretch TGGGGAGCTGGTGAGTCGTCCTCACAGCCCCCTTTCATGAGGTCCGCATCTCTCTACCATGGCAGCTCTCCCCGGGACAAGCAGGTCTCTCCtgttctgaccattttcatttaTGGAAACCTGTGTTCAGGCAGGTAGAGGATGGACAGGCCTAATAAACCAGCCCCTATTGAGATTAAAAGGACTGACAGCTGCACCCACCACTGGTGGATTCCTAACTATGTAAGAGCACTAAGGAAGCATCTAGTCTGGGCCCTCATCCcttagagaaggaaactgaggcccaaaggaaGGGAGTGACCTGCCAAGAAATGATGCACATGGGGGCAGAACCCACATGTCTTATCCTTGACTCCACACCTCTCCCCCTCTCTTGGCCTCCATCACTCTGAATGGATTTTACAGTTTTCCATGGAAAAAACTTCAAGGCTCTGATCCTCTGATAGTGGGATTTGGGACATCAGCAGAGAGGCCAAAGCAGCCCTTCCCAGTGCCACCCAAATACAGGTACCATTTGTAAACCCAAACCCAAGCATGGACTCATAAGACTCATAGGAGAACAGGGCCCAGTTTTCTCTGGGGCCACGGCTGGGAGGGAGTCCCCGCTCAGCCCTCACCACCTTCCTTTCCTAGCTGTCATCTGGGAGCCCTTCATGGGCACACCTACCaatatttgttaatttgatttcttttcttcactcAACATTATCAAGGCTCACATTGGGGTATTGAGGGGCCTatggaacttatttttaaaatagcaatgaaGCCCCTAGAGAATTCTTATGTCTTTAAGACTGTGGCCAACCTTGGAAGTCCACCAGAACTGCATGCTGCAAGGGACAAGAAGCAGATTTGGCCCTGAATACTTCAGGAATATCAGGCACAGAAAtcacacttactgagcacttggCTATGTGCCAGACATCAATCCAAATACTGAAGGAAGGGGTCTGAGTCATGGTTCGCAGTTATCGATGGACTGAGGAGCaactgagagagagaggagagagagacagagacagagagtgggagagagattTACTGCATATGTTAAACACAGGTACATTCATTCAAAGAGCTTTATGCCAAAACCAattttggatgatttttttttttaagttttaaccAATGGCTTTGACACTCTGTAGATAGATCAAGGAGGATGTCATTCCCCATCCCGGCTGATATTTCACTGTCAGTCATCTTTAGAACAGTTAAAAGTGCCCACTGGTTCCCTGGGTGCCTTGGTTCACATTTTTTTACTATTTGCTGGCATGGAGGGCAGTTCCTCTTCCTCAGCATTGGGGCTTTGAGGACCAGAGGTTCTTCATCCCTTCTGGGGGGACACCCAGTGGCTCTTCCTTGCCGGAAGAGGGGCAGGCGTGCCCCGTCTTTCTGCTGCACCATGTCTTCCGCGTGGCAGTTGAAGGCAGCACGGAAGCTCTAACAGATGCGCGCTCCAGCTGGACAGCACCTGCACCGAAACCAGGGCGAGcggaggagagcagaggagctCCCCTGAGAGGTGAGACTGTCGTGTCTCTAgggtaccccccccccccccgcagagCATCAGCACAGACCACAAGGCTGGAACGCCCGCAGCATTCCTCACCTGCTCCCCTGGGGCATGAAGACGATCAGGGCAGCCCTCACTGTATGACTGTCTCAAGGACACAGAGCCGGCACTGCAAGCCGTGTGGCAACTCTAGGCCTGTCATCAGCAGCCAAAGGGCTCCCCTCTGCTCAGTGAGGACAGCCACCCAGCCAACACACCCAGCGACACTAAAGCAAGCCAGCGGCCACCTTCATCCTGTGCACCTCACACCCACGTGCAATAACAACCCAAGATGCCccccaaaagaccccaaagtgTTTAGTCATatttcctgcatttgtggtttctCCTTTAACACAGTGAAGTAGGAAGTATGATATGGCAACGCAATCagcattaattttattaaagggGTTTGGAGAAGTTAAACTAATATCCCTGTAAGGATGACGTGCATAACAgatgccctttttggctaagcagaaaaacaaaccaaaacaaacaacaacaaaccgTCAAAATAATTCACccgaaaacattaaaatattcatgAGCTCTGTAAATCCAAAGAACGTGCTTTTCAAGCCCATACTGCGGTAAAATAAGACAATAGAGCTAGAGTGCGACAAACTCATGGACCTGATGCTCTCCGGTTAATCCTTGGAGCTTCCATCCGCATTTGAACGCCAAGGGCAGTGTTCCCCAGAAGGCTTTATCTAAATTAAATCCCTGCTGCGCTGCACCGGAGCCTCTCGGGAAGTCGGTCTGTCCCGCCAGCTCACCTTTCCGCGGGTCGATGTTCTCGGTCCGGGTCGACGCACTCCCGGGGCGGGACGCCGGCCGCTCACACCCACTCGGACTTGCTGGGGCCCGGGAGCGGAGCGTTCGGCGCGCAGGGGCGCTCCTCCCACCCCGGGGCCGCCGCTCCTGGCCCGGCCCCGCGCGGCTGGTCGCTGGCTGAGGACAGCGAGTCGCTCTCGTCCTCCCCTGGCAGCTCCGGGTGCCCCGGCACGGTGGGCTCCGCTGCGGGGCTGTACGCGCCCTGCCCTCCAGTCCGCAGGCCCCGGCGAGCGCGCGCCCCACTTCCCCCGTGCGCCCCGTGTCCCTCCCGCGCCGCACCCCCCGCCCCTTGACACGGCCTCCTCCGGGCCCCGCCGGGTCGCCTGCGCGTCTTCCAGCGCACGCTGCAGACAAGGTCCGCGACACCGAGCAGAAAGGACAGCGCGCAGACCGCCCAGACAAAAAGCATCAGGATGGACTTCTCCGTGGGCCGAGAGACGTAACAGTCCACCACGCTGGTGCAAGGAGGGTGCGTGCACGAGAATCTCTTGGGGACCAAGAATCCGAAGAGGAGGTAATGCAGGGCACCGAAAGCGGCCTCCGTCAGGGTCCGGAGGCAGAGGTGGACCACGTAGCCCGAGGAGAAGTCCGGCACCGTCAGGCAGCGCCTGGCCCCAGGGGTCAGTTCGGGGCCGTCGTGGTCCTCCGAGTCATCACCCAGCCAGCGGGATCCACGTGCCGCCAGCTCGGCTCCTTTGTGCAGCACGTAGACACTGAAGACCGCGGATGGAAGGAGAACAGACACGCTCTGGATCAGCCAGAACCGCAGGTGGGACACGGGGGCAAAGATGTCGTAGCAAACGTTGGCGCATCCGGGCTGCAGAGTATTGCACACGAACCTCTCCTGCTCGTCCTGATAGACCGGCGACCCGGCCAGGATAAGCACCACCATCCTCAGCAGCACCATGAAGATAAGCCAGATCTTCCCTGGAAAGAGGGAACGGGGAGGGCACCATCACAGCCATACAAGCACATCTCCCCCCAGCAACAGCTGTAAATCTTTACTGGTGCTGAGCCTGGAGAACTAAGTGTGTGAGCATGTGTTTTAGTCACAGCAACGGTATCAGCCTGTTAGCTCATTGGACGAATGTCTAACGAGCACTTACACTGTGTTGGACAGTGTGTTCAACTAGGCACACCtcggagatactgtgggttcagGTCCAGACCACCCCCCAAAAAGCGAGTCACGCGGatcttttggtttcccagtgcatataaaagctaTGTTTCCACTATACCTTGGTCTATTAAGCGTGCAATAGCATGATAAAAAACAATGCACATACCGTAAGTAAAAAATACTTCGttgctaaaaattgctaaccatCCTCTGAGCCTTCAGTCACTGGtggtagtaacatcaaagatcactgatcacagcaCATTGGAATAAATATAGTAACAATGAAAAAGttggaaatattgtgagaattaccaaaatgtgacacacagacatgaaatgagcaaatgctgtaggaaaaatggcaccaatagacttgcttgaggcagggttgccacaaaccttcaactgttaaaaaaaaaaaaaaagcaatatctgaGAAGCAccataaaacgaggtatgcctgtacgtgtttgtaaaatgctttgaaattGGCAGATTTAAAGAAGCATGGATACTAAAATGTTTAATCTAGTTCGGATAGTTCAGAGTTTGGGCTGAAAGTTCTAGAAAGAAAATTGGGCGGATGTAAATAAAGTCTTCCTCTTAAAGAGAGTAAACTTTTTCAAGGATGTTAGTGCATTCCTGTAACTGTGTAGAGCAAATACAAGCTACTAATTTCAGTGAGCTTTCTCTATGGTAAGAGTCCACACAATCTTTATGTAATCGGTGGGCTCTGCAGCCCTTGAAATCGAATTTCTTGAAGAACATTCAGTTTTTTAGACTCTTCAGTAATTCAGAACTCCTTCCCCCCTATTCCAGCTATTATGAATTGAAGTTTGTCTTTCTTCAATTTATCATGAATAAATGAGGCTAACATAGAAATCAAAATAACTTCCAAGTCCTATTTTCATTTCATGAGTCAACTATTTTGGAGTGTGTTGAAGACCCAGTCAAaataatctgtaaatattttgttttgtgagGAGATACAGAAATCATCACCTGACATCAGAAAAACTAAACTCTCTTATAAATGAAGGCAGTTCAACTCAAGGACTGTGTGACCATTACGTGATAAACTCATTAACTCAAACTTTTAAAACCAAGTTGGCTTCGTCTAAAAagcaatgaagaagaaaaatatcaaccACTTCACAGACATATTTTAATCCTTTTCTCAATCCCCTTTACTAGGATACCCATACCTCTCTGAAAATTTAACTTGGCTACACCAAACTCAGAAAACGTATTActttgtcaaaaaaataaaaactaaactaaaattggGATTTGGTTTAAAGTGCACAGAGAACTTACTAATCTTTACAAATGGAGCTTCAAGGATAAACCCTAAAAAGATGAACAAGAAAGCTTACTCAAGGCATGAATTTCTCTAACTTTGACTGTATTGTTCCTTTTCCTAGTAACGTAGCCAGAGAAGAGTTACACAAAAATACCCCTCCCATTTGCTCAGCCCCCGAATGTCAGCAAAAAGACTCCCCTTGAGAGAAACATCGCTCACTCCCAAGACATCCTTAAAGGATGGGGGAGCCTCCTTAAATAATGGAGAATTAGAGGAAAGCTTGAGCCATGGCTCCCTGTCCTCCAGGGACAGGCAGGCCTTACTCATGGGGGAGGGCCAGGAAAAGTGACCCAAGGCAGAACAAGTGTTCTGCAGGGGTTGGCGCTACTCACCCACCATGGTCACATTGCAGTTTAGGGTGATTACGAGGAACCCCAGCAGGTCCAGCTGGTCCATGCTTTCAGGGGGTCACAGACAAGGTGGCTGCAGACTTCCAGAGCCTGCGTTCTCCAAGGAGGTGGCAAGTCTTTGCAGGAAAAAATGTATCTTAGCTACAAAAGACTCCCAGGTGAGAGCTGGAGATACAAAAGGGAAGATTCAAGCCCAGGAGCACAAGGTCGTTCTTCTGTCTCCAGTTGAGACGGTGCCGAGCTGTTTGAGGCAAAGCCTTCCTGACAACTGCAGTGCCCAGAGGCCAGAAGCAGCCGTCTCTCATCGTGGCTATTCTTACCCTATTGGGACAttccaggcccttggcagtgctCACGTGTCTCCACCAGGAGAGCTGATACTTCAGGATATAAGAGAAGCAATGACGTTCATCCCAAGAAAGAAAAGTTCTGTTAACCAGCCAAGTCTCTATTAAAAAGGCGTTTCCTCCTTGAAAACATTTCCACACGCACTTCTTCACTGCTTAAAGAAGCgctaaaatgtccatatttcGTCTCTTCTATGAAGCATAACGCACCATAACTCGAGCCCCAAAGGATCTTGTCCTCAACTCTGAATTCCTATACCATGGGTGCCAGCAGGAATCTGCACCTGGGATGCGTGTCCCAGCGTTAGGCTGTGACACAGTCATTCCGTAGCTGCTTCCTGTCTGGCTTAGTGACGAGAGCCCTTCACTCAGAGACAAAGGACCTGGATGCAAAACTGGGGGCAGCCACCTGGTCACCAGGAGTCACTGAATCTCCCGATAGCCTTGTCCTGCAGTGGGGTTTGTGGGAGACAGACATGAAACGATGCTGTTAAGAGCACCTAGCATGCAGAGGGTGTGCAAAACTCGAATCAGTGGCATTTCCATCCTTAACTGGCCCCAAAGACCTTCATAGATGATGTCCTCCTTTTGTATCTCCCGGCCCCATCGAGCCCAGGGCTGGTGCCGTTGAATCAGCTTAACAAATGTCCATTAAATTTGTCATAAAATATCACCGTCTGGACCTGCTGACATCAATCACAGTTGCATCAAAATCCTCTCGTGGCTGCCACCTTTCTATCTGGGAAGAGCCCATCCTGCAAGGCTGGGGGTCTATCCTCAGAGTGGAATTTGTGAACTttaaaaggaatgatttcaattttccatGAAAGCTATTCTTGATATCCtaccttttctccatttctgatCTATTCTTGACTTTAGTAATAACCCTAGAAAGAGTCCCCAAGGAAGAGTACAACAAAGATGCTTTCATCTTCATGCACAGGACACGTTTCCACCCACAGAAAACATTTTGACCCCCTTGAAAGGAACAGTAGTTTTGCTATATTTTAGTCAAACGCTTTGACACGAACAATGAAATTTAGAGAAATTGTAGTCACATTAAAATTTTGAAGTACTTGTTTCAAGGGttcaagtataaaataaaggaaaatatcttCACTTCCTAATAGACCGTTCAGGTTATTGGCTTAAAAATGGAAAGACCAGGAAAGCAAGGACTGAATTTTGCTGTATGATATAAATAGCCTATTCTGCATGGGGATTCAATTAGAAtgttgtgaccttgagcaaatcactagggcttttcatgcctgttttctcatcagtgaagtagaaaaaaaaatgtgcctcTTACCTCCACAGAGTGGCTGTGACATGCAAAGTGAGATCATAGGCatgaaaatggtttaaaaatataaagaattacgCATGGGAGTGGCTGGTGGTGCATCTCAGGGTCTGCTCCTCTGGGTTCCCACCCTCAGCCTTTCCTTTTGCTCCCACAGCATCTTCTGGctgcctgtcccctccccctccttcatcACTTTGCCCTCCCTCCTCTAAGTCTACGTGGTCCCCATtctgtctttcttcctctctctgctttgtTTCCTCTCCTGCTAGAGGGCATTCTTGCTTTTCCTGGAAATACTAACCCTAGTTTCTAATACTAGAAACAagatggggacagagaggagggaCTGTAACTGGAGCATCAGATACTACCTCTCTCTCCATAAAATTACCCCAGAATCGATGGGGAACTCTGATTCGTGTGTCTGTGGGGTGGAGAGAATATCCAGGGGAGTCCTGTGCTCGGCCCAGTGGAAAAGAAACCCAGCAGGAGTCAGGGACACTTCTGtcttcccccttttccttttctttttcctttttccatactGACTTCTGAGATGTGCATCTGTCCACTAAACCATATCACCCACAAGACAGCACAGACTGGTCCCCATGGGGAATACAAAACCCCCCAAATTCCATTCTCCACAGACTTGCTGATTCATGCAGATTTAGAAAATACCTTAAAATCCACTCAGCCCCCTTCCTAACCTTCCTAATCTTAAAATTAAAGGTATGGCCCAGACCACCGGCCTCAGCAGAGCGCTTACATGACATTCGGTGTCCCTGCCCTGGCCAGAGAATGTTTGATCCATGAAACattaaaagtacaaaaaagttttcaactctcCAGAATGTTAAAGAAATTCAATTATCTGCATAGTACAATGTTAGCACTTCAAGTAtttgaaattgtattttttaaactttttcatggAACTCTTTCTAAGACACCGTTGGAATCTAAGCAGACGGGACGGGCAGGACAGACAATACGGGTAGAAGGGATGCCCGGGTACCAGCGGTCACTTAGAATCAGGCTTTCCTTATGAAGAAAACACAAGTCTCCACCACCAGCTTGCTTTTTGTTCCCAGGTTTCGGGCAGTCAGTCAGAACACCCTTCCTgagtgctgtggtctgaatgttcgtgtccccccaaaattcatacctTGAAATCCCaacccccaaggtgatgataTTCTGAGGTAAGACCTTTGGAGGTGATTTATGGAATGAGTGCCCTTTTGAAAGAGGCCGGAGAAAGCTTATtctcccagaactgtgagaaatgaatttctattgTATCTGAGCCACCTAGTGTATAGCATTTTGtgatagcagcccaaatggaatAAGACACTGTGATATCAGCTAAAATGGAATCCAACAGATGTTCTCACCATCCGGGCAGGAGGGAGGCATCCTCTTACTCGTTACTGTTACTATTGATGTGCTGTGACTTATGGGtgcctttaaaaataagattGCTAGTATGACaaacacagttcagtccatatttactaagcacctactatgtctcAGGCACTGTTCTCGGCACAGAGAATGAAACAAATTGCTGCCCTCGttgaacttacattctagtggaaagAACTGACAGTAAACAAGAGAAGTATCTTCAGCAAAGTAAATTACTAATTGGATGGTggtaagtgctggagaggagaATAAAGTGGAGATGGGAGTAAAGGATGCCCAGGAGTAGTAGGGCGGCCAGAGACAACCTCGCTAAGGAGGGCACATTTGAACCAAGactgaggcaggggagggagggagtcctCGTAATTCCTACTCTCTTTTCTAATTTGCCCAGACCCAGGCCTACGTAGTAAAAGTTACTAAATGGCCCCCAATCCTTTCCGGGGCCTGTGTATGCACCATGTGACACAGTGCACCCTCTCAGGACCCTCACTGAACATGTGGGTCCGAGGGTGAAGCAGTGGGACCACACTGCAGAGCAGGGACCGGGGACGCAGTGGAGCTGTTCCCCGGCATCCAGCACGGGGTCGCTGCACCTGCCACAGATACACCTGGGGGGTTTTTGTTTCCAGATCATGTCCAAACAGTTCAAAATTCGTCATCAAAACAGTCACCGGTAGTCAAAGAGGTCATTAGGGAAAGAGTACAGACTTCCAGGTCAGAGGGTCTAGGTTCCGACCTGGTTCCAAACACATACCAGTGTTTGACCCTGAGCAAACACTAACCCATCTGagcttgttttcttctcttcacgGAGTTGAGGATTCATTCCTTCCAAATGTATTGAGGCCCCTCCTGAGAACTCTGTCGAGtcttgagaatgtaaattgaagaTTGGGATTGagacatacacactactatatataaaatatatatctaataaggacctcctatatagcacagggaactctactcaatactccgtaatggcctatatgggaaaagaatctgaaaaagagtggatatatgtattttttttaacatctttattggagtataatagctttacaatggtgtgttagttcctgctttataacaaagtgaatcagttatacatatacatatgtccccatatctcttccctcttgcatctccctccctcccaccctccctatcccacccctctaggtggtcacaaagcaccgagctgatctccctatgctatgtggctgtttcccactagctatctattttacatttggtagtgtatatatgtccatgccactctctcactttgtcccagcttacccttccccctccccgtatcctcaagtccattctctagtacgtctgcatctttattcccgtcttgcccctaagttcttctgaccatgtttttttcttttttttttttagactccatatatatgtgttagcatacggtatttgcttttctctttcggacttacttcactctgtatgacagtctctaggtccatccacctcactacaaataactcagtttcgttctgttttatggctgggtaatactccactgtatatatgtgcaacatctcctttatccattcatctgtcgatggacacttaggttgcttgcatggcctggctactgtaaatagagctgcaatgaacattttgctacatgactctttttgaattatggttttctcagggtatatgcccagtagtgggatggctgggtcgtatggtagttctatttttagtttataaaggaacctccatactgttctccatagtggctgtatcactttacattcccaccaacagcgcaagagggttcccttttctccacaccctctccagcatttattatttgtagattttttgatgatggccattct encodes the following:
- the GJD4 gene encoding gap junction delta-4 protein, whose protein sequence is MDQLDLLGFLVITLNCNVTMVGKIWLIFMVLLRMVVLILAGSPVYQDEQERFVCNTLQPGCANVCYDIFAPVSHLRFWLIQSVSVLLPSAVFSVYVLHKGAELAARGSRWLGDDSEDHDGPELTPGARRCLTVPDFSSGYVVHLCLRTLTEAAFGALHYLLFGFLVPKRFSCTHPPCTSVVDCYVSRPTEKSILMLFVWAVCALSFLLGVADLVCSVRWKTRRRPGGARRRPCQGAGGAAREGHGAHGGSGARARRGLRTGGQGAYSPAAEPTVPGHPELPGEDESDSLSSASDQPRGAGPGAAAPGWEERPCAPNAPLPGPSKSEWV